The DNA segment GGCCCTGACCTGCTCGGTCGGCATTGCACCGTGCAAATGGCTGGCCAAAATGACCTCGGGGGAGAATAAACCCGACGGGCTGACCATTGTCGACCGCGATGATTTCAAAACCATGTTCTATTCCCGTCCCGTCAATGCCCTCTGGGGCGTGGGGGAGGCCACGCAGGAAGCGATGAATAAAATCGGCATTATTACCGTGGGGGAACTGGCCCAAAAAGATTTAAAAGAACTGAAACGATATTTTGGTAAGGGCGGGGAGTATCTCTACAATATTTGCCGGGGCATTGACCCCTCCGAGGTCTGTTCGTTCGAAGATCGTCCCCTCGATAAATCGATGTCCCACGAAACCACTCTGTCAGCGGATCTGTCCGACATTGACAAAATATATTCCACCATCCTCTGGCTCTCCGATAAAGTTGCCCGACGGTTGCGTCAGGATAATTATCAAGGGAGGACGGTCTCGGTTAAGATCCGCTCCTCCGATTTTAAAACCATAACCCGGGATAAGACCTTGGTTTTGCCCACCGACCAGGGGAAAGTCATTTTTGAAACCGCGCGGAAATTGATTCCCCGGGATTATGGCCCGCGCCTCCGGGTTCGCCTTCTAGGGGTACGGGTCTCGAATCTGGAGAAAAATAAGATTGATTCCCAATTGCCATTATTGGATGACCGGGAAAAAGAT comes from the Candidatus Zixiibacteriota bacterium genome and includes:
- the dinB gene encoding DNA polymerase IV — its product is MGGIDRTREWEKVIAHVDMDAFFAAFEIRNAPHLKGKPVIVGGDPRHRSVVTTCSYEARKFGVKSAMPMAQALRLCPQAIVISGNLSGYVYTASVLMEIFEHYSPIVEPFSVDEAFLDITGCHKIYGSVENLVKTMKEEIHQKLALTCSVGIAPCKWLAKMTSGENKPDGLTIVDRDDFKTMFYSRPVNALWGVGEATQEAMNKIGIITVGELAQKDLKELKRYFGKGGEYLYNICRGIDPSEVCSFEDRPLDKSMSHETTLSADLSDIDKIYSTILWLSDKVARRLRQDNYQGRTVSVKIRSSDFKTITRDKTLVLPTDQGKVIFETARKLIPRDYGPRLRVRLLGVRVSNLEKNKIDSQLPLLDDREKDKLQKSNQAVDKIRDRFGESAIKLAGTQI